A single Aspergillus chevalieri M1 DNA, chromosome 3, nearly complete sequence DNA region contains:
- a CDS encoding ICE2 family protein (BUSCO:EOG092640ET;~COG:S;~EggNog:ENOG410PIH0;~InterPro:IPR013635;~PFAM:PF08426;~SECRETED:SignalP(1-18);~TransMembrane:9 (n6-17c23/24o33-51i63-83o140-160i172-193o205-224i236-252o272-291i298-319o357-378i)): protein MWLFRAVSSAFFLTVTVSSIPLAFDVGGRTCGLAFSLSLATFYFLFSLLKVTTPDRSWLRSSLIVVIRSTQWLIIPILLIWSLNRFSIDTDNSTSWVERTFSGKRAQDSSIQEWLFGPDGLVETVTIGNWEKLLRWSTPVFQLVEGFCSLLVIQAAGQITRWLVNRGGRSDSWMIGLLVMSASIISSSVYFLWRVLQFPEISNVDAALIGVSITCAVILCAWGIGSGRGNPVESSLLFAYVVLCIYQIFTDYKPSYPVEQIPSPSQAGDFPPLPPIIMASYTTLMHALSLLPSIIHAAFNVINAVFGAVTPSVLISLAYRLLVLYASTRIIPAVRESGARALFQEASLDDSDAAGQFLGFLSYFSPSILISVYTSLLMQHFSSTSEAMGGSGEWWSTQGGGGGNFWRWINLACTLGLYAVELYLGENDSLDTGLAGHWKAD from the exons ATGTGGCTCTTCCGCGCCGTCTCGTCGGCCTTCTTCCTTACGGTCACCGTCTCGTCGATTCCACTAGCATTTGATGTAGGTGGGAGGACGTGCGGCTTAGCCTTTTCGCTCTCTCTCGCGACCTTCTactttctcttttcccttCTAAAGGTCACCACTCCCGACCGGTCGTGGCTCCGATCCTCGTTAATTGTTGTCATCCGTTCTACACAATGGCTTATTATCCCGATCCTCCTTATCTGGTCACTAAATCGATTCTCCATTGATACGGATAACTCTACCTCGTGGGTGGAGCGGACTTTCAGCGGAAAGAGAGCCCAGGACTCGTCGATTCAGGAATGGTTGTTCGGTCCCGATGGATTGGTGGAAACCGTGACAATTGGCAACTGGGAGAAGCTTTTGCGTTGGTCAACTCCAGTTTTTCAGCTGGTTGAGGGGTTCTGCAGTTTATTGGTCATTCAGGCTGCAGGTCAAATCACCAGATGGCTGGTCAACCGTGGTGGACGCAGTGATAGCTGGATG ATCGGCCTATTGGTGATGTCCGCTTCTATCATATCCAGTTCCGTTTACTTTCTCTGGCGGGTCCTCCAGTTTCCCGAGATTTCAAATGTCGACGCAGCTCTGATCGGTGTTTCCATCACATGTGCCGTGATCTTGTGTGCATGGGGGATCGGCAGCGGACGTGGCAATCCCGTGGAAAGTTCCCTCTTGTTTGCTTATGTCGTCCTGTGCATCTATCAAATATTTACCGATTACAAGCCCTCATACCCAGTCGAGCAGATTCCGTCGCCATCGCAAGCAGGAGATTTCCCCCCTTTGCCTCCCATCATCATGGCATCTTACACCACCCTCATGCACGCACTGTCCCTCCTTCCGTCTATCATCCATGCGGCTTTCAATGTGATAAACGCGGTTTTTGGTGCAGTGACACCGTCGGTTCTTATCTCGCTCGCCTACCGTCTCTTGGTGCTCTATGCTTCGACACGGATTATCCCGGCTGTTCGTGAATCCGGAGCCCGTGCCTTGTTTCAGGAAGCTTCTCTGGATGACTCTGATGCGGCCGGACAGTTTCTTGGATTTCTCAGCTACTTCTCTCCCTCTATTCTTATTTCGGTCTATACCAGTCTTTTGATGCAGCATTTCTCCTCGACTTCTGAAGCGATGGGCGGTAGCGGTGAATGGTGGAGCACCCAAGGAGGTGGAGGGGGCAATTTCTGGCGATGGATTAACCTCGCCTGCACGCTGGGATTGTATGCGGTTGAGCTATACCTGGGCGAAAACGACAGTCTCGATACTGGACTGGCAGGTCATTGGAAGGCAGACTGA
- a CDS encoding MYG1 family protein (BUSCO:EOG0926347K;~COG:K,O;~EggNog:ENOG410PGRJ;~InterPro:IPR003226;~PFAM:PF03690), with product MLRLRQLFRMAEETTTKKLKTSPPIIGTHNGHFHADEALAVYLLRLLPTYSSSPLVRTRDPAQLEQCHTVVDVGGEYDHSRNRYDHHQRTFATFFPNHETKLSSAGLVYMHFGRAIIAQHTGLPLDHEDVSILYEKLYTSFIEAIDANDNGISSYDPAAIASAGIENRFKDGGITITSVVGDMNNPDPTCPEEPQDEDSLFGRASTFIGNVFTRKLHHASTSWLPARTTVRDAYHSRLDVHPSGRIIVLPKAGIPWKEHLYNFETEASAGQEISPENEVYYVLYAESTAEDSKWRVQCVSTSESSFESRKPLPESWRGVRDADLDGVIAGEAEKSGKPKIPEGAIFTHASGFIGGHKNKEGAFAMAVRSLEQ from the exons ATGTTAAGACTTCGACAGCTCTTCAGAATGGCCGAGGAAACTACTACAAAGAAGCTCAAGACTTCTCCTCCCATCATCGGGACCCATAA CGGTCATTTCCATGCCGACGAGGCTCTCGCCGTCTACCTCCTCCGTCTGCTCCCTACATACTCCTCTTCCCCCCTTGTTCGCACCAGAGATCCGGCTCAGCTTGAGCAATGTCACACCGTGGTTGATGTTGGCGGGGAGTATGATCACTCCCGCAACCGCTATGACCATCACCAACGGACTTTCGCGACGTTCTTCCCCAACCACGAAACAAAACTCTCGTCTGCTGGATTGGTGTATATGCACTTTGGTCGTGCGATTATTGCTCAACACACTGGATTACCGCTAGACCACGAAGATGTCTCCATTTTGTACGAGAAGCTCTACACCAGCTTCATTGAGGCCATCGATGCCAACGACAACGGTATCTCATCTTACGACCCTGCGGCCATCGCATCGGCCGGGATTGAGAATAGGTTCAAGGATGGTGGGATCACGATCACATCCGTGGTGGGTGACATGAATAACCCGGACCCCACCTGCCCGGAAGAGCCCCAAGATGAGGACAGTCTCTTTGGTCGTGCAAGCACCTTTATTGGAAACGTCTTCACCCGCAAGCTGCACCACGCCAGCACATCTTGGCTGCCCGCCCGCACGACTGTCCGTGATGCGTATCACTCGCGACTGGATGTTCACCCCTCCGGCCGCATCATCGTGTTGCCCAAGGCTGGCATTCCCTGGAAGGAGCATCTGTACAATTTCGAAACGGAGGCTTCGGCCGGACAAGAAATCAGCCCCGAAAATGAGGTCTACTACGTCCTCTATGCCGAAAGTACCGCAGAGGACTCTAAGTGGCGTGTGCAGTGTGTTTCGACCTCCGAGAGCAGCTTCGAATCTCGTAAGCCTCTGCCTGAGTCGTGGCGTGGAGTTCGTGACGCGGACCTGGACGGTGTCATTGCTGGCGAGGCAGAGAAATCTGGCAAGCCCAAGATCCCCGAGGGTGCGATTTTCACCCATGCGAGCGGGTTCATCGGCGGTCACAAGAACAAGGAGGGTGCTTTTGCCATGGCTGTGCGGAGCTTGGAGCAGTAA